A single Phoenix dactylifera cultivar Barhee BC4 chromosome 1, palm_55x_up_171113_PBpolish2nd_filt_p, whole genome shotgun sequence DNA region contains:
- the LOC120112318 gene encoding BTB/POZ domain-containing protein At2g46260-like, translating to MAALYVTVGIGAPCGTYISRRSSGVDYSNSEGDSVEEVIAVDSKLLSQESHLFRKLFNEMKTALLKEPLTIQIEASEAHAFVALLEFIFYSSMPPPSYEECVDLLMTADEFQVLSCAHQCTYQLVYKLNSALSCFELCFKVLWVEVKELLETKAMDYVTQTDRTDMRNSKLKENHDIMSIKNELLQQPFSRIKALFLMNYLKVESEDAVYDFILCWAQTHYPKPEDHCSAKELHLERLIRFTYLTRQKLEDALQCDFFYRESVSEAVIEALAFKFWETYRRRLAPGWCLSNRFLERRYKRTPIAVNRLWFPEFDRCEVYLSLAISELLGIFHSGGRRESEDFQFGRQLLSLVASCKQVGKTFSFDLSITSKAEILDVNVHATRFMAMKKVGDGGEFVEVGTGTFIPAKQENSGGNDLLPGFWSQFLFGACPFILDGILHLRVEITCKRKRQIL from the exons ATGGCTGCACTCTATGTTACTGTAGGGATTGGGGCTCCGTGTGGTACTTATATTTCGAGGCGGTCAAGCGGTGTGGATTATTCTAATTCTGAAGGTGATTCTGTGGAAGAAGTCATCGCTGTTGATTCCAAACTTCTATCCCAGGAAAGCCATCTGTTCCGCAAG TTATTCAATGAAATGAAGACAGCATTACTAAAGGAACCTCTAACTATTCAAATAGAAGCATCAG AGGCACACGCCTTCGTTGCGCTTCTGGAGTTCATTTTTTATTCCAGCATGCCACCACCCTCTTATGAAGAATGTGTAGATTTGCTGATGACCGCAGACGAGTTCCAGGTTCTTTCATGTGCTCACCAATGCACATACCAGTTAGTGTACAAGCTAAACTCAGCACTCTCCTGCTTCGAGCTTTGTTTTAAGGTGCTGTGGGTCGAGGTGAAAGAGTTACTAGAAACCAAAGCAATGGATTATGTCACTCAAACAGACCGTACTGACATGAGGAATTCAAAACTAAAGGAAAACCATGATATAATGAG CATCAAGAATGAACTTCTTCAGCAACCATTTTCTCGAATTAAGGCACTCTTCCTCATGAACTATCTCAAGGTTGAATCAGAAGATGCTGTGTATGATTTCATACTGTGTTGGGCTCAGACCCACTACCCAAAACCGGAAGACCACTGCAGTGCCAAGGAACTGCACCTCGAACGCCTCATCCGCTTCACTTACCTGACACGCCAAAAGCTGGAAGACGCTCTCCAATGCGACTTCTTCTACCGTGAATCCGTATCCGAGGCTGTCATCGAGGCCCTGGCTTTCAAGTTCTGGGAGACGTACAGACGCAGACTCGCCCCGGGATGGTGCTTGAGCAACCGATTTCTTGAGCGGCGTTACAAGCGCACGCCCATAGCAGTTAACCGGCTCTGGTTCCCGGAATTTGACCGTTGCGAGGTGTACTTGAGCCTGGCTATTTCTGAGTTGCTTGGCATATTTCACTCCGGGGGCAGAAGAGAGTCCGAGGACTTCCAGTTTGGCCGCCAACTACTAAGTCTCGTGGCTTCCTGCAAACAGGTTGGAAAGACATTTTCTTTTGATCTGAGCATTACTTCGAAGGCAGAAATCTTGGACGTGAATGTCCATGCCACTAGGTTTATGGCAATGAAAAAAGTAGGTGACGGCGGAGAGTTTGTTGAGGTGGGCACGGGCACCTTTATTCCTGCTAAACAAGAAAATTCTGGCGGTAATGACCTGCTCCCTGGGTTCTGGTCGCAATTTCTTTTCGGGGCCTGCCCTTTCATACTTGATGGAATTCTCCACTTACGCGTGGAGATCActtgcaaaagaaaaagacaGATCTTATGA